The Hypomesus transpacificus isolate Combined female chromosome 3, fHypTra1, whole genome shotgun sequence genome has a window encoding:
- the LOC124486630 gene encoding transcription factor IIIB 90 kDa subunit-like: MSSKVCKNCGGSDIDVDQSRGNAVCMGCGSVLEDNIIVSEVEFVETGGGGSSAVGQFVAGDSTGRNPTFGEGYYTGVGRESRAQTLQNGKRQIMSLGHQLQLNQHCLDTAFNFYKMALAKRLTSGRKSAHVIAACLYLVCRTEGTPHMLLDLSDLLQVNVYVLGRTFLVLARELCINAPAIDPCLYIPRFTQLLEFGDKNREVSMTALRLLQRMKRDWMHTGRRPSGLCGAALLVAARMHEFRRTVKEIIGVVKVCEATLRKRLNEFEETPTSQLTIEEFMKVDLDQECDPPSFTAGLKKKRMKELEIELEKKIEDVQGEVHCYQDEIEMELEMSRPKLRGVFSSYAKSDPLSNDDASVASEVPDSDDLEDEELKAVAQHLSQGLCDQSDSGEDQEKEDDDKCFQRKGPSLASILGPLPTAASLGLDESITECIGEGQENDGATENGDLDLSGIDDDEIELYLLNDKEVKIKTDLWMLQNSDYLKEQKEKAERIAKEKELGIFKEKKPKKSGRKRTEIRASTADEAIEKMLEQKKISSKINYDVLRDLNVKPCASAARQQAEPQGGTKKLIGRSRNPNVPLSLGTPLSSLGKRLQPFISGPPQKRMALDQLAGSAPLPAPSQPPSSVLVEEGPVVYDEGPDEEEEDEEEACVSAMQLMGSSEYGCDGDYED; encoded by the exons ATGAGCTCCAAAGTGTGTAAGAACTGCGGGGGCTCTGACATCGATGTGGACCAGTCGAGGGGCAATGCGGTGTGTATGGGCTGTGGGTCTGTCCTGGAAGACAACATCATCGTCTCCGAGGTGGAGTTTGTGGAGACGGGAGGTGGAGGCTCATCTGCCGTGGGGCAGTTTGTTGCTGGAGACT CTACTGGAAGGAACCCCACCTTTGGAGAAGGGTACTACACCGGTGTTGGCAGGGAGTCACGGGCCCAGACACTACAGAATG GGAAACGTCAGATCATGTCACTGGGTCACCAGCTGCAGCTGAACCAGCACTGCCTGGATACGGCCTTCAACTTCTACAAGATGGCTCTGGCTAAACGCCTGACTAGTGGACGCAAGTCTGCCCATGTGATCGCAGCCTGCCTGTACCTGGTCTGCAGGACCGAGGGGACCCCCC ACATGCTGCTGGATCTAAGTGACCTCCTTCAG GTGAATGTGTATGTCCTGGGGAGGACATTTCTGGTGCTGGCCAGAGAACTCTGCATCAACGCTCCAGCTATAG ACCCGTGCCTGTACATCCCTCGCTTCACCCAGCTGCTGGAATTTGGAGATAAGAATCGTGAGGTCTCCATGACGGCTCTGAGACTGCTGCAGAGGATGAAAAGGGACTGGATGCACACCGGAAGAAGGCCTTCAGGGCTCTGTGGCGCAG CTCTGCTGGTTGCCGCTCGCATGCACGAGTTCCGGCGCACCGTTAAGGAGATCATTGGTGTGGTGAAGGTGTGTGAGGCCACGCTACGAAAAAG GTTGAATGAGTTTGAAGAAACCCCTACCAGTCAGCTGACCATTGAGGAGTTCATGAAGGTGGACCTCGACCAGGAGTGCGACCCTCCGTCCTTCACCGCAGgactgaagaagaagaggatgaaggag CTTGAGATCGAGTTGGAGAAAAAGATTGAGGATGTTCAAG GCGAGGTCCACTGCTACCAGGATGAGATTGAGATGGAGCTGGAGATGAGCAGGCCCAAGTTGAGAGGGGTGTTTTCCTCATATGCCAAAAGCG ACCCTCTGAGCAACGACGACGCGTCTGTTGCTTCCGAGGTTCCTGATTCGGACGacctggaggacgaggagctgaAGGCCGTGGCCCAGCACCTCAGCCAGGGCCTGTGTGACCAGTCTGACTCCGGAGAGgaccaggagaaggaggacgACGACAAGTGCTTTCAACGTAAAGGCCCCTCTCTGGCCTCCATTCTGGGGCCCCTGCCCACCGCGGCCAGCCTGGGCCTTGACGAATCCATCACCGAGTGCATcggagaggggcaggagaacG atGGAGCCACAGAGAACGGAGACCTGGACCTGAGTGGGATCGATGACGATGAGATTGAGCTG TATCTCCTGAACGACAAAGAAGTCAAAATCAAGACTGACCTGTGGATGCTGCAAAACAGCGATTACTTGAAAGAGCAGAAAG AAAAAGCGGAGAGGATAGCCAAGGAGAAGGAACTGGGGATCTTTAAGGAGAAGAAG CCCAAGAAGTCCGGCAGGAAACGGACTGAGATCCGAGCCAGCACCGCTGACGAAGCCATCGAGAAGATGCTGGAGCAGAAGAAGATCTCCTCCAAGATCAACTACGACGTCCTGAGAGACCTCAACGTCAAGCCCTGTGCCAGTGCTGCCCGGCAACAGGCGGAGCCCCAGGGTGGAACCAAGAAGCTAATTGGACGAAGCCGTAACCCGAACGTGCCTTTGAGTTTGGGTACGCCCCTCAGCAGCCTTGGGAAGAG GTTACAGCCCTTCATCTCAGGACCACCCCAGAAGAGGATGGCTCTGGACCAG
- the LOC124486932 gene encoding BTB/POZ domain-containing protein 6-B-like isoform X2 yields MLLLKLIRETLKKSKKTGKHSGRLPVCYEILTLSLTKKKMAAELYPATANTNLPNNGTTVTVTDKNNDVQVTQSATTTATTPTTQQNINNNNIDPTSWQSSHPTLRERNALMFNNELMADVHFIVGPLGESERLPAHKYVLAVGSSVFCAMFYGDLAEGESEIHIPDVEPAAFLILLKYMYSDEIDLEADTVLATLYAAKKYIVPALAKACVTFLETSLEARNACVLLSQSRLFEEPDLTQRCWEVIDAQAELALGSEGFCEIDLQTLEIILQRETLNTKEVVVFEAVMNWASSECKRQGLGETSSNKRAVLGKALYLVRIPTMTLEEFADGAAQSDILTLEETHDVFLWYTAANKPKLDFPLPQRKGLVPQKCHRFQSSAYRSNQWRYRGRCDSIQFAVDKRIFIAGLGLYGSSGGKAEYSVKIELKRQGVTLAQNMTRFVSDGSSSTFPVWFEHPVQVEQDAFYTVSAILDGNELSYFGQEGMTEVQCGKVTFQFQCSSDSTNGTGVQGGQIPELVFYA; encoded by the exons ATGTTGCTCTTAAAATTGATTCGGG AAACACTGAAAAAGTCTAAAAAGACGGGTAAACACTCGGGAAGACTCCCAGTATGTTATGAGATTCTAACACTGTCCTTGACGAAGAAGAAGATGGCTGCAGAATTGTACCCAGCGACCGCAAACACCAACCTACCCAACAACGGAACCACAGTGACGGTTACTGACAAGAATAACGATGTGCAGGTCACCCAGTCGGCAACCACAACAGCGACAACCCCTACGACCCAACAgaacataaacaacaacaacatcgaTCCCACGAGCTGGCAGTCCAGCCATCCCACGTTACGAGAGAG GAATGCCTTGATGTTTAACAATGAGCTCATGGCTGATGTTCATTTCATTGTTGGTCCCCTTGGAGAATCAGAGAGGCTACCAGCACACAAG TATGTTCTGGCAGTGGGCAGCTCAGTGTTCTGCGCCATGTTCTACGGAGATCTCGCCGAGGGAGAGTCCGAAATCCACATCCCAGACGTGGAACCTGCTGCTTTTCTAATTCTGCTGAA GTACATGTACAGTGATGAGATTGACCTGGAGGCTGACACTGTGCTGGCCACCCTGTATGCTGCCAAGAAGTACATCGTCCCGGCCCTGGCCAAGGCCTGCGTCACCTTCCTGGAGACCAGCCTGGAGGCCAGGAACGCCTGCGTGCTGCTGTCCCAAAGCCGGCTGTTTGAGGAACCGGATCTGACTCAGCGCTGCTGGGAGGTGATCGATGCCCAGGCGGAGCTGGCCCTGGGCTCGGAGGGCTTCTGCGAGATCGACCTGCAGACCCTGGAGATCATCCTCCAGAGAGAGACCCTCAACACCAAGGAGGTGGTGGTGTTCGAGGCCGTGATGAACTGGGCCTCGTCCGAGTGCaagaggcaggggctgggggagacCTCCAGCAACAAGAGGGCCGTGCTGGGCAAGGCTCTGTACCTGGTACGCATCCCCACCATGACGCTGGAGGAGTTTGCGGACGGGGCGGCGCAGTCCGACATCCTGACCCTGGAGGAGACGCATGACGTGTTTCTGTGGTACACGGCCGCCAACAAGCCCAAGCTGGACTTCCCCCTGCCACAGAGGAAGGGCCTGGTACCCCAAAAGTGCCACCGCTTCCAGTCCTCGGCCTACCGCAGCAACCAGTGGCGCTACCGGGGCCGCTGCGATAGCATCCAGTTCGCAGTAGACAAGCGGATTTTTATCGCCGGACTCGGGTTGTATGGCTCCAGTGGAGGCAAGGCAGAGTACAGCGTGAAGATTGAACTGAAAAGGCAGGGGGTAACCCTGGCGCAGAACATGACACGGTTTGTGTCTGATGGGTCGAGCAGCACGTTCCCTGTGTGGTTCGAGCACCCGGTTCAGGTGGAGCAAGATGCCTTCTACACAGTAAGTGCCATCCTAGATGGAAACGAACTCAGTTATTTTGGCCAGGAAGGCATGACGGAAGTGCAGTGCGGGAAAGTGACTTTTCAGTTCCAGTGCTCCTCGGACAGTACCAATGGCACTGGGGTGCAGGGGGGGCAGATCCCAGAACTGGTGTTTTATGCATGA
- the LOC124486932 gene encoding BTB/POZ domain-containing protein 6-B-like isoform X1: MPTADCRLLHHGRIMKCLTFLLLLPETLKKSKKTGKHSGRLPVCYEILTLSLTKKKMAAELYPATANTNLPNNGTTVTVTDKNNDVQVTQSATTTATTPTTQQNINNNNIDPTSWQSSHPTLRERNALMFNNELMADVHFIVGPLGESERLPAHKYVLAVGSSVFCAMFYGDLAEGESEIHIPDVEPAAFLILLKYMYSDEIDLEADTVLATLYAAKKYIVPALAKACVTFLETSLEARNACVLLSQSRLFEEPDLTQRCWEVIDAQAELALGSEGFCEIDLQTLEIILQRETLNTKEVVVFEAVMNWASSECKRQGLGETSSNKRAVLGKALYLVRIPTMTLEEFADGAAQSDILTLEETHDVFLWYTAANKPKLDFPLPQRKGLVPQKCHRFQSSAYRSNQWRYRGRCDSIQFAVDKRIFIAGLGLYGSSGGKAEYSVKIELKRQGVTLAQNMTRFVSDGSSSTFPVWFEHPVQVEQDAFYTVSAILDGNELSYFGQEGMTEVQCGKVTFQFQCSSDSTNGTGVQGGQIPELVFYA, encoded by the exons ATGCCAACGGCAGATTGCAGGTTGCTCCATCATGGTCGGATCATGAAGTGTTTGACTTTCTTACTTTTACTTCCAGAAACACTGAAAAAGTCTAAAAAGACGGGTAAACACTCGGGAAGACTCCCAGTATGTTATGAGATTCTAACACTGTCCTTGACGAAGAAGAAGATGGCTGCAGAATTGTACCCAGCGACCGCAAACACCAACCTACCCAACAACGGAACCACAGTGACGGTTACTGACAAGAATAACGATGTGCAGGTCACCCAGTCGGCAACCACAACAGCGACAACCCCTACGACCCAACAgaacataaacaacaacaacatcgaTCCCACGAGCTGGCAGTCCAGCCATCCCACGTTACGAGAGAG GAATGCCTTGATGTTTAACAATGAGCTCATGGCTGATGTTCATTTCATTGTTGGTCCCCTTGGAGAATCAGAGAGGCTACCAGCACACAAG TATGTTCTGGCAGTGGGCAGCTCAGTGTTCTGCGCCATGTTCTACGGAGATCTCGCCGAGGGAGAGTCCGAAATCCACATCCCAGACGTGGAACCTGCTGCTTTTCTAATTCTGCTGAA GTACATGTACAGTGATGAGATTGACCTGGAGGCTGACACTGTGCTGGCCACCCTGTATGCTGCCAAGAAGTACATCGTCCCGGCCCTGGCCAAGGCCTGCGTCACCTTCCTGGAGACCAGCCTGGAGGCCAGGAACGCCTGCGTGCTGCTGTCCCAAAGCCGGCTGTTTGAGGAACCGGATCTGACTCAGCGCTGCTGGGAGGTGATCGATGCCCAGGCGGAGCTGGCCCTGGGCTCGGAGGGCTTCTGCGAGATCGACCTGCAGACCCTGGAGATCATCCTCCAGAGAGAGACCCTCAACACCAAGGAGGTGGTGGTGTTCGAGGCCGTGATGAACTGGGCCTCGTCCGAGTGCaagaggcaggggctgggggagacCTCCAGCAACAAGAGGGCCGTGCTGGGCAAGGCTCTGTACCTGGTACGCATCCCCACCATGACGCTGGAGGAGTTTGCGGACGGGGCGGCGCAGTCCGACATCCTGACCCTGGAGGAGACGCATGACGTGTTTCTGTGGTACACGGCCGCCAACAAGCCCAAGCTGGACTTCCCCCTGCCACAGAGGAAGGGCCTGGTACCCCAAAAGTGCCACCGCTTCCAGTCCTCGGCCTACCGCAGCAACCAGTGGCGCTACCGGGGCCGCTGCGATAGCATCCAGTTCGCAGTAGACAAGCGGATTTTTATCGCCGGACTCGGGTTGTATGGCTCCAGTGGAGGCAAGGCAGAGTACAGCGTGAAGATTGAACTGAAAAGGCAGGGGGTAACCCTGGCGCAGAACATGACACGGTTTGTGTCTGATGGGTCGAGCAGCACGTTCCCTGTGTGGTTCGAGCACCCGGTTCAGGTGGAGCAAGATGCCTTCTACACAGTAAGTGCCATCCTAGATGGAAACGAACTCAGTTATTTTGGCCAGGAAGGCATGACGGAAGTGCAGTGCGGGAAAGTGACTTTTCAGTTCCAGTGCTCCTCGGACAGTACCAATGGCACTGGGGTGCAGGGGGGGCAGATCCCAGAACTGGTGTTTTATGCATGA
- the zfyve21 gene encoding zinc finger FYVE domain-containing protein 21: MSVPDGKKLVRSPSGLRMVPENGAFNSPFSLDEPLWVPDKECPRCMQCDAKFDFLTRKHHCRRCGRCFCDKCCSKKMALPRMCFVDPVRQCGDCSQVSQKEVEFYDKQLKVLVGGGTFIVTLGTSEKSEDMMCRLSNNHRYLFLDGESHFEVELSRISSMQVLTEATTPGGGNTRVCGMLLHYKPMVSQDPEQLRMEVADDKKTASAWLAAMHKAAKLLYEARDQ; encoded by the exons ATGTCTGTGCCTGATGGCAAGAAATTGGTGCGAAGCCCCAGTGGACTTCGAATGGTGCCGGAAAATGGGGCATTCAACAGTCCATTTTCATTAGACGAGCCTTTATGGGTCCCTGATAAAGAG TGCCCACGATGTATGCAGTGTGATGCCAAATTCGACTTCCTCACCAGAAAG CACCACTGTAGACGCTGTGGACGTTGTTTCTGCGACAAGTGCTGCAGTAAGAAGATGGCCTTGCCCAGGATGTGCTTTGTGGACCCGGTAAGGCAGTGCGGAGACTGCAGCCAGGTCTCCCAGAAGGAAGTGGAGTTTTACGACAAGCAGCTGAAAGTGCTGGTTGGGG GTGGGACATTCATTGTCACTTTAGGCACGTCAGAGAAGTCTGAGGACATGATGTGTCGTCTTTCCAACAACCACAG gTATCTCTTCTTAGACGGGGAAAGCCATTTTGAGGTGGAGCTGTCTCGGATTTCTAGTATGCAGGTTTTGACTGAGGCAACGACACCAGGAG GGGGAAACACCAGAGTATGTGGCATGCTGCTCCACTACAAACCCATGGTCTCCCAGGACCCAGAGCAGCTACGCATGGAGGTAGCCGACGACAAGAAGACGGCCTCAGCATGGCTAGCTGCCATGCACAAG GCTGCCAAGCTGCTGTATGAAGCTAGGGACCAGTGA